From the Hylaeus volcanicus isolate JK05 chromosome 4, UHH_iyHylVolc1.0_haploid, whole genome shotgun sequence genome, one window contains:
- the LOC128875772 gene encoding myosin light chain alkali isoform X2 — translation MADLSAKDVEKAEFAFSIYDADGSNQIDAVDLGNVLRALNLNPTNATIEKLGGTKKKGEKLMKLDEFLPIYAQCKKDKEQGCYEDFIECLKLYDKQENGMMLGAELSHTLLALGEKLAENEVEQVLRECMDPEDEDGFIPYAPFLKKMMVLL, via the exons ATG GCAGACCTCAGCGCCAAGGATGTCGAAA AGGCAGAATTCGCCTTTTCCATTTACGATGCCGACGGTTCCAACCAGATCGACGCCGTCGACCTTGGAAACGTCCTTCGAGCCCTGAACCTGAACCCCACGAATGCCACCATAGAGAAACTTGGAGGAACGAAGAAGAAGGGCGAAAAGCTGATGAAACTCGACGAATTCTTACCAATTTATGCCCAGTGCAAAAAGGACAAGGAACAGGGATGCTACGAGGACTTCATCGAGTGTTTGAAACTGTACGACAAACAGGAAAATGGAATGATGCTGGGAGCTGAACTGTCGCACACACTACTTGCGCTGG GTGAGAAGCTTGCCGAGAACGAAGTGGAACAGGTGCTGAGGGAATGCATGGACCCTGAAGACGAGGATGGCTTCATCCCCTACGCCC CATTCTTGAAGAAGATGATGGTGCTATTGTAA
- the LOC128875772 gene encoding myosin light chain alkali isoform X1 — protein MADLSAKDVEKAEFAFSIYDADGSNQIDAVDLGNVLRALNLNPTNATIEKLGGTKKKGEKLMKLDEFLPIYAQCKKDKEQGCYEDFIECLKLYDKQENGMMLGAELSHTLLALGEKLAENEVEQVLRECMDPEDEDGFIPYAPFLRRLCDRAAAED, from the exons ATG GCAGACCTCAGCGCCAAGGATGTCGAAA AGGCAGAATTCGCCTTTTCCATTTACGATGCCGACGGTTCCAACCAGATCGACGCCGTCGACCTTGGAAACGTCCTTCGAGCCCTGAACCTGAACCCCACGAATGCCACCATAGAGAAACTTGGAGGAACGAAGAAGAAGGGCGAAAAGCTGATGAAACTCGACGAATTCTTACCAATTTATGCCCAGTGCAAAAAGGACAAGGAACAGGGATGCTACGAGGACTTCATCGAGTGTTTGAAACTGTACGACAAACAGGAAAATGGAATGATGCTGGGAGCTGAACTGTCGCACACACTACTTGCGCTGG GTGAGAAGCTTGCCGAGAACGAAGTGGAACAGGTGCTGAGGGAATGCATGGACCCTGAAGACGAGGATGGCTTCATCCCCTACGCCC
- the LOC128875769 gene encoding uncharacterized protein LOC128875769 — protein sequence MRMPQIMVEAFAKGLIDKIMLEAFDTMDPNDEPLSKKLRMLGDREEPAGTQSQSTHASLQIQDSETTELIEKMVCGLRNLQIGDSTCVPSLLSNLEKQVKHVVCTIDSVSTAEAPKAAEMTVTQGQGDVHQIIHNAVIETPTDPSCARKEKEIHDSNEITRVSVSLLHRMIEELETKGDEAIDLDQNESDSVRQEGIAAWEETEEQFIRTIESVDEEGNVAFPSESSSNDNDHDEQLSTLCLVHDNCLEEVVVEEITPSPLPGLSSSEIELDERNSFCSVMNSQHRKKKGMFHRIRKMWRRAFGCRRN from the exons ATGAGAATGCCTCAAATAATGGTCGAGGCATTCGCAAAAGGTCTGATTGATAAGATCATGCTGGAAGCTTTCGACACCATGGATCCCAACGAcg AACCGCTGTCAAAGAAATTACGAATGCTGGGTGATAGAGAAGAACCAGCCGGTACCCAATCGCAGTCGACGCATGCATCGTTACAAATTCAAGACTCTGAAACCACGGAACTCATAGAGAAGATGGTATGCGGATTGCGTAACTTGCAAATTGGCGATTCAACTTGCGTGCCGTCGCTCTTATCTAACCTAGAAAAACAG GTGAAGCACGTCGTGTGCACCATCGACAGCGTTTCGACAGCAGAAGCACCCAAGGCAGCAGAGATGACCGTCACTCAGGGTCAAGGCGACGTGCACCAGATAATACATAACGCGGTTATCGAGACGCCAACGGATCCGTCGTGTGCTCGCAAGGAAAAGGAGATCCACGACTCGAACGAGATAACCAGAGTGTCGGTCAGCCTGCTCCATCGAATGATAGAGGAACTGGAAACGAAAGGGGACGAAGCCATCGACTTGGATCAAAACGAGTCCGACTCTGTTCGCCAAGAAGGGATCGCAGCTTGGGAGGAAACGGAGGAGCAGTTCATAAGAACCATCGAGAGCGTCGACGAGGAGGGTAACGTTGCTTTCCCATCCGAAAGTAGCTCTAACGATAATGACCACGACGAGCAATTATCAACTTTGTGCCTCGTACACGACAACTGCCTGGAGGAAGTAGTCGTCGAAGAAATAACGCCCTCGCCGCTTCCTGGCCTCTCCTCGTCGGAAATCGAACTCGACGAACGCAACAGCTTCTGCTCTGTCATGAACTCGCAACATCGGAAGAAGAAAGGAATGTTCCATAGAATACGAAAAATGTGGCGAAGAGCCTTCGGCTGCCGAAGGAATTGA
- the LOC128875211 gene encoding uncharacterized protein LOC128875211, with protein MNENKYVEVTIIDSPAKMPTSDIECARSANTLSTIHECDSFKDSNSRVRNGIRRSIENSETLKSNIKNECFPSSKQKIDSLRSVNQPFDIDLLLRYYAYNSDMEKSIRKVFEKTDEKFSKDIERGPLVELGAVYKIIELLQRSSSENAWLFAYRFQETLIKLQALIGRYNSKELEQILSSDPSMKICKYCGVISCSKSRNVSIEQRQSPPRTSYFLNTQAISNNDAKMYRELERNSLRKKRETEEIRKCFDTQRNFSPISKRHKNINKDRSSREGSLTFKQRDQPRSNILQQVEIMIAERENGDETQEKIPTMQSIASERNAKGDKTRALDSAKSSKMESQDRVDVSQITKLSRSEEEQLEIKKNDKRKSNSGTTGRLKTNSNCSTVDFPSSFLRARAFDQEQTKNSSQSSNKQKEHKMPRTSRQSGDEFDEKVINDISYVKSKSGLNDSRTNICLDAMQKIGIKQNQSSSPVNTASIIDRMAYLARGCVEPSEAKKKEFVSQFDDRAWVQSKYSNDMDTFALHASRDYNPQLESPYRMHEREETNKDKHEGRGTLLKNYAERCRWIEYKTGSKNSGKLGSISCLMENDSLENLTKASSSMARSGQSDTTAFSSSSAENLIREWVNPPQRMNKESSVHEEIRKRSDASKHLMFGLNHPRSESRPSKSDEKSIHSRQMFNEQRNLRNENSYKTRRQENQEKFIFPIGQTTSNVPSENSKLPNQKFLDDGAKSKTSKKLESVRWKKFRMKQLFKSLTSMKSTKSVKSNDSSAKLSNMSSNNSNDSFRNITRRINYNESSFKTIMDSRCEKTANTLSLYRRILENTEGMDWETFQRFVENLHESQRDLWRDICNAINREAKRITDKGDGVTEVCIEISSVPRDGTKSEGRTRSDEIVFEMDMTLRDVEGFLDSQLVSTEKGQLDNLKRASQVIRVRNDDVCNTEVVSECAE; from the exons atgaatgaaaacaaGTACGTCGAAGTGACAATTATCGATTCCCCTGCAAAAATGCCCACTTCTGACATTGAATGTGCGCGTTCTGCAAACACCTTAAGTACTATTCACGAATGCGACAGCTTTAAGGATTCCAATTCGCGCGTTAGAAATGGCATTCGAAGGAGCattgaaaattctgaaaccttgaaatcgaatattaaaaacgaGTGCTTTCCATCTTCGAAGCAAAAAATAGATTCACTTCGAAGCGTGAATCAACCATTCGATATCGATCTGCTTTTGAGATACTACGCGTACAATTCTGATATGGAAAAATCGATTAGGAAAGTGTTTGAAAAAActgatgaaaaat TTAGCAAGGACATTGAGCGAGGTCCTTTAGTTGAATTAGGAGcagtttacaaaattattgaattactTCAACGATCGTCCTCTGAAAACGCTTGGCTGTTCGCGTATCGATTTCaggaaactttaattaaattacaggcTTTGATAGGTCGCTACAACAGCAAAGAATTGGAACAGATTCTCTCGAGCGATCCATCGATGAAAATCTGTAAATACTGTGGAGTGATCAGTTGCTCGAAGTCTAGAAACGTTTCCATCGAGCAGCGACAATCACCGCCCAGAACTTCTTACTTTCTGAACACGCAAGCAATATCGAACAATGACGCGAAAATGTACAGAGAATTGGAAAGGAATAGTCtcagaaagaaacgagaaacggaagaaattagaaaatgttttgatACGCAAAGAAATTTTAGTCCTATTTCTAAACGAcacaaaaatatcaacaaagaCCGTAGCTCGAGAGAAGGGAGTTTAACTTTTAAACAGAGGGACCAGCCACGTTCAAATATTCTTCAGCAAGTTGAGATTATGATTGCCGAGCGTGAAAATGGTGACGAAACGCAAGAAAAAATACCCACTATGCAAAGCATAGCTAGCGAAAGAAATGCGAAAGGAGATAAAACTCGAGCACTTGACAGCGCAAAATCGTCTAAAATGGAATCACAGGACCGCGTCGACGTCTCGCAAATTACAAAGCTATCCCGTTCAGAGGAAGAacaattggaaataaaaaaaaatgataaaagaaaatccaaCTCTGGAACGACTGGACGACTGAAAACTAATTCCAATTGTAGTACTGTCGATTTTCCAAGCAGTTTCTTGCGTGCGAGAGCCTTCGATCAAGAACAGACGAAGAATTCATCTCAGTCGTCCAACAAACAAAAAGAGCATAAAATGCCACGAACCAGTCGCCAAAGTGGCGACGAATTCGACGAAAAAGTGATAAACGACATCTCGTACGTAAAATCAAAGTCAGGATTGAACGACTCTAGAACGAACATATGTCTAGACGCAATGCAAAAAATTGGGATCAAACAAAATCAATCATCGAGCCCCGTTAACACGGCTTCGATCATTGATAGAATGGCGTATTTGGCACGCGGCTGCGTCGAACCGTCAGAggcgaagaaaaaggaattcgTTTCGCAATTTGACGATAGAGCTTGGGTGCAATCTAAATACTCCAACGATATGGACACCTTCGCTCTGCACGCTAGTCGAGATTACAATCCGCAATTAGAGTCACCGTACAGGATGCACGAACGAGAAGAGACCAACAAGGATAAACACGAAGGTCGAGGAACTCTACTCAAAAATTACGCGGAGCGTTGTCGATGGATCGAATACAAAACAGGATCGAAAAACAGTGGAAAACTTGGAAGCATCTCGTGTTTAATGGAGAACGACTCGCTGGAGAATTTAACCAAAGCGTCGAGCTCCATGGCGCGGTCTGGCCAAAGCGACACCACAGCCTTCAGTTCCTCCTCTGCAGAGAATCTGATACGCGAATGGGTGAATCCCCCGCaaagaatgaataaagaaaGCAGTGTTCACGAGGAGATCCGTAAAAGATCAGATGCATCGAAGCATCTCATGTTTGGGTTAAACCATCCAAGGTCTGAGTCTCGACCATCCAAGTCGGACGAAAAGTCCATACACTCTAGGCAGATGTTCAACGAGCAACGTAATTTGCGAAACGAGAATTCTTACAAAACGCGGCGTCAAGAGAATcaggagaaatttatttttccaattggACAGACTACGTCGAATGTCCCTAGCGAGAATTCGAAGCTTCCGAACCAGAAGTTCCTCGACGATGGGGCGAAGTCAAAGACTTCCAAGAAACTTGAAAGCGTCAGATGGAAGAAGTTTAGGATGAAACAGCTTTTTAAATCTTTGACGTCGATGAAATCGACGAAGTCCGTCAAGTCCAACGACTCGAGCGCCAAGCTGTCGAACATGTCCAGCAATAATTCGAACGATTCTTTCAGAAATATCACcagaagaattaattacaacGAGAGTTCCTTCAAAACTATAATGGATAGTAGGTGCGAGAAAACAGCGAACACGTTGTCGCTTTATCGTCGAATTCTCGAGAACACCGAAGGAATGGACTGGGAGACTTTCCAGCGTTTTGTGGAGAACTTGCACGAGAGTCAGAGAGATCTGTGGCGGGATATTTGCAACGCTATTAACAGAGAAGCGAAAAGGATAACCGATAAGGGCGACGGCGTCACGGAGGTGTGTATAGAGATCAGTTCCGTTCCCCGCGACGGAACAAAGAGCGAGGGAAGAACGCGCAGCGACGAGATCGTGTTCGAGATGGACATGACGCTCAGGGACGTCGAGGGCTTTCTCGATAGCCAGCTGGTTTCCACCGAGAAAGGCCAGCTTGACAACCTGAAGAGAGCCAGCCAAGTTATTAGAGTTCGAAATGATGACGTTTGTAATACTGAAGTGGTCTCCGAGTGTGCTGAGTAG